CTTTAATTTCTTCATTATGTCCCTCACAACGCCTCTTACTGCAATGGGGTTATTTTTGTCTATCCTCAAAAATATATGCCTTACCCTTGATTCTTCAGGTAAAGTGAAATCTTTAAGGTGTTCTCTATAGTAATCAGAGATATCCTTATCAGTAACCACAATTTTTGATCTTACTTCTGTCTCGACTATCCTTCCTATCGTAAGCTGATCCTTGAGATTAGCCTTATACTCTTCAAGAGTAACCCCTTCTTTCGCCAGTAGACTCATAAATCCTGTATCGTCAATGTTATTCTTCCTCTTTATATCCTCAATCGCATCTTTAAGTTCATCATCTGTTGTCTTAATACCAAGCTTTTTCGCTTCCTGAAGTATCAGTCTTTTCTCTATCAGGTCATTGAGAGCATCTCTCCTTATATTCTGTGAACTATACACAGCATTTATCTTCTGAACCTCGCTAAGGGTAATAATATCTCCATTGACAACGGCTACTATCCTGTCTATTATTACTGACGATGCTGAGGCAGTTGTGAAAAGAAAGAGGAAACAAAATACTAATGGGTGTTTCATAATAGAATCCTCCCTATCTCAGATAAAGATTGCCAAGATAGTATATAAAGTGCCCTGTTATGGTTAATTCATTCTCCTTCCAGCTATCAGGGAGGGGCCAGAAGGGATTAGAGTCATTTAAAGCCTTTAATGCAGCCTCATCAAGTGATTTATATCCCGATGAACGGAGTAGCAAAACCTCACCAAGGGCTCCATCCTTCAGTATTGAGAACCTTATATACAGGTCACCATCGATACCCTTTATCTTTGCATCATCCGGATATTTCCATGCGTACTCTATCCTGTATTTAAGCTTTTGAAGATATGAGAGATATTTGAACTCATCTGTATCTAATGTTATATCTCTTTTGCTTTCTTCAGGTTTTGCAGGAGGGGTGTATTTCTTTGCTAAGCGTTCTATATCATTTTTAGTCACAAGAGGAAGTTTCTCTATCCATTTTTTAGGAGACGTCAGATCACTGAATGGTTTCTGTGACTCCTGTTGAGTCCCCAAAAGGTCCTGTGATTCTTTGGGGTGCCCCTCTTTCCTTGCAGAAATATCCTCATTCCTCTGAGGAGAAAGTAGAGAAGCATCAGCAAGAGACTGTTTTTTATCTGCTCTATGTTTAGATGTCGGAGACTTATCTCTAAGTTCGGGAAGGACAGGGTACCGTGGCAGAATATCCTCCTTGGGTAACAAAGACGAAGGGATATCTACTATACGAACATCAATCGGCTTGAATCTTATATCCTGATTGATATTAACCTGCATGATCCCTAACAGTGTAAGATGGACAAAAAACGAGATTGCAATGTAATGTTTAAATCTTATTTTTTCCATCATTATAAATTATGCCATACCGTCCCCCAAAAAAATCTTGTTGA
Above is a genomic segment from Nitrospirota bacterium containing:
- a CDS encoding TonB family protein, translated to MMEKIRFKHYIAISFFVHLTLLGIMQVNINQDIRFKPIDVRIVDIPSSLLPKEDILPRYPVLPELRDKSPTSKHRADKKQSLADASLLSPQRNEDISARKEGHPKESQDLLGTQQESQKPFSDLTSPKKWIEKLPLVTKNDIERLAKKYTPPAKPEESKRDITLDTDEFKYLSYLQKLKYRIEYAWKYPDDAKIKGIDGDLYIRFSILKDGALGEVLLLRSSGYKSLDEAALKALNDSNPFWPLPDSWKENELTITGHFIYYLGNLYLR
- a CDS encoding peptidylprolyl isomerase — translated: MKHPLVFCFLFLFTTASASSVIIDRIVAVVNGDIITLSEVQKINAVYSSQNIRRDALNDLIEKRLILQEAKKLGIKTTDDELKDAIEDIKRKNNIDDTGFMSLLAKEGVTLEEYKANLKDQLTIGRIVETEVRSKIVVTDKDISDYYREHLKDFTLPEESRVRHIFLRIDKNNPIAVRGVVRDIMKKLKEGVAFADLAKVYSSDEASAKAGGDIGFLKKGQMSPELESIVFSLKSGEVSEPVFTENGVHIIKVEETKGNRQQSLSEVSNKIKEILLQKTYEKRYNEWIRGLRKKAFIEQRWD